Proteins encoded in a region of the Neodiprion lecontei isolate iyNeoLeco1 chromosome 5, iyNeoLeco1.1, whole genome shotgun sequence genome:
- the LOC107217614 gene encoding DNA-binding protein SMUBP-2 isoform X3, translating into MDYVISSFVRKHIDLLRSERDENLQHVFNNISAQALRNLEKEGDALTKLSVGSLASRGLKQLQIDFVDPNNLPLKHAFAVGDLVACIQSNNRSQFLPGLVSAISQRTISVTISDQTVVNVNEEEQFAIIKADSDYTYNCQTRALKNLESTEIYSWRCFNVIRILFDNDEKIVQELIDMDNEISEKYLNEDGQLKFINDKLAEDQRMAVSFALRKKFLAIIQGPPGTGKTTTLVELIGQLRGLGKKVLVCAPTNVAVDNIAQKLCDAGIKPLRMGHPARIAKEVQSCSIDANVRQDNSYEILVQIKQSLKELQEKDGDTEKGGKPWGKIKELSKEYRERMDKLTSEIIRRHPVILCTLNSATTGKRAKSMRHVPREYFDVVVVDEASQALEASNWIAIPNAEKVVLAGDINQLPPAVMNQKAAKNGLCVSLMERAIKKLGKKAYKSLEIQYRMNSKIMSWSSKQFYENTLKADKLVANHLLRDLPGVESCSLTSDSVVFIDTCGCECEEYQIGSGTISKGNVGEAIVVDRLVAALVKSGVPEREIGVITPYALQVDFVRKTLSTRSISAEVSTVDGFQGREKEVIVLSLVRSNEEKSLGFVTDFRRLNVAVTRARRLLVVIVNSETVEDNKLITGLLKHIEDNGLLQTAQEYLEDNSEDLKKDLEENVKVKQKSVVTNKTDSKTEKRKKPASKNGDKIKAKVIPTLRTQNYFRTRQKSQQRTQKKWMKLCHPLNRWNQNLKLNYPI; encoded by the exons ATGGACTATGTAATATCGAGTTTCGTCAGGAAACATATAGATTTATTGCGATCGGAACGCGACGAGAATCTCCAGCACGTTTTCAATAACATATCTGCTCAAGCCCTTCGTAACCTCGAAAAGGAAGGAGATGCATTGACTAAATTATCCGTTGGGAGTTTGGCTAGCCGTGGTTTGAAACAGCTCCAAATTGACTTCGTCGACCCGAACAATCTCCCCCTGAAGCATGCCTTTGCCGTCGGTGACTTGGTCGCCTGCATTCAATCGAATAATCGCAGCCAGTTTCTACCTGGTCTCGTTTCAGCCATCTCACAGAGAACCATTTCAGTCACCATTTCAGATCAAACTGTTGTCAATGTCAATGAGGAGGAACAATTCGCCATCATCAAAGCTGATTCCGATTACACTTACAATTGCCAAACCAG AGCTTTGAAAAATCTGGAATCAACGGAGATATATTCCTGGCGATGTTTCAATGTCATTAGAATTCTTTTCGACAATGATGAGAAGATTGTTCAGGAGCTAATAGATATGGACAATGAAatctctgaaaaatatttgaatgaggATGGTCAGCTGAAGTTTATCAATGATAAACTTGCAGAGGATCAGCGCATGGCAGTATCATTTGCTTtgcgtaaaaaatttcttgccaTTATTCAAGGACCCCCTGGCACAGGAAAGACTACCACTTTAGTTGAATTAATCGGCCAATTGCGGGGGTTGGGTAAAAAG GTATTGGTGTGCGCTCCAACTAATGTTGCGGTGGACAACATTGCCCAGAAATTATGTGATGCTGGCATAAAGCCATTGAGAATGGGCCATCCAGCTAGGATAGCCAAGGAGGTACAGAGTTGTTCAATAGATGCCAACGTGCGGCAAGATAACTCCTATGAAATTTTAGTTCAGATAAAACAGTCGTTAAAAGAATTGCAAGAAAAGGACGGAGACACTGAGAAGGGTGGGAAGCCATGGGGTAAAATCAAGGAACTGAGCAAAGAGTACCGTGAACGAATGGACAAGCTAACTTCTGAGATAATCAGACGGCATCCT GTCATTCTCTGCACTCTGAACTCTGCAACTACTGGAAAACGTGCTAAAAGTATGCGGCACGTGCCCAGAGAATATTTCGATGTTGTTGTAGTGGATGAAGCTTCTCAGGCGTTGGAGGCCTCGAATTGGATTGCGATTCCAAATGCGGAGAAGGTTGTGCTTGCCGGCGACATTAACCAGCTTCCGCCTGCTGTTATGAACCAAAAAGCAGCCAAAAACGGACTATGTGTGAGCCTCATGGAAAGGGCGATTAAAAAACTTGGAAAGAAGGCTTATAAGAGTCTCGAAATTCAGTACAGAATGAATAGCAAAATCATGTCGTGGTCTAGCAAACAGTTTTATGAAAATACTCTCAAGGCGGACAAACTCGTTGCAAATCACTTACTCAGAGATTTGCCTGGAGTGGAATCATGTTCGCTTACAA GTGATTCGGTAGTGTTTATCGACACCTGTGGATGTGAATGCGAGGAGTATCAAATCGGCAGTGGGACAATATCGAAAGGAAATGTTGGTGAAGCGATCGTAGTTGACCGACTAGTAGCGGCATTGGTAAAATCTGGTGTCCCGGAACGAGAAATTGGTGTAATAACGCCGTATGCTCTGcag GTAGACTTTGTACGAAAAACGCTGTCAACTCGTTCTATATCTGCTGAAGTTTCTACGGTTGATGGCTTTCAAGGTAGAGAAAAGGAAGTGATCGTACTATCTTTGGTCCGGagtaatgaagaaaaatcactCGGCTTTGTCACTGACTTTAGACGTCTAAACGTCGCGGTTACACGGGCAAGAAGACTGCTTGTCGTCATCGTGAACAGCGAAACTGTTGAGGATAACAAATTAATTACTGGTCTTTTGAAGCATATTGAAGATAACGGTCTGTTACAAACAGCGCAGGAGTATTTGGAAG ATAATTCGGAGGACCTCAAGAAAGACTTGGAAGAAAATGTAAAAGTGAAACAGAAATCTGTGGTGACCAATAAGACGGATAGTAAGacagaaaagagaaagaaaccaGCATCGAAAAATGGCGATAAAATTAAAG CGAAAGTAATTCCGACATTGAGGACACAGAATTACTTCCGAACACGGCAGAAATCGCAACAGAGGACCCAGAAGAAATGGATGAAGCTTTGCCATCCGTTGAACAGGTGGAATCAAAACCTAAAATTGAATTATCCAATTTGA
- the LOC107217614 gene encoding DNA-binding protein SMUBP-2 isoform X1 yields MDYVISSFVRKHIDLLRSERDENLQHVFNNISAQALRNLEKEGDALTKLSVGSLASRGLKQLQIDFVDPNNLPLKHAFAVGDLVACIQSNNRSQFLPGLVSAISQRTISVTISDQTVVNVNEEEQFAIIKADSDYTYNCQTRALKNLESTEIYSWRCFNVIRILFDNDEKIVQELIDMDNEISEKYLNEDGQLKFINDKLAEDQRMAVSFALRKKFLAIIQGPPGTGKTTTLVELIGQLRGLGKKVLVCAPTNVAVDNIAQKLCDAGIKPLRMGHPARIAKEVQSCSIDANVRQDNSYEILVQIKQSLKELQEKDGDTEKGGKPWGKIKELSKEYRERMDKLTSEIIRRHPVILCTLNSATTGKRAKSMRHVPREYFDVVVVDEASQALEASNWIAIPNAEKVVLAGDINQLPPAVMNQKAAKNGLCVSLMERAIKKLGKKAYKSLEIQYRMNSKIMSWSSKQFYENTLKADKLVANHLLRDLPGVESCSLTSDSVVFIDTCGCECEEYQIGSGTISKGNVGEAIVVDRLVAALVKSGVPEREIGVITPYALQVDFVRKTLSTRSISAEVSTVDGFQGREKEVIVLSLVRSNEEKSLGFVTDFRRLNVAVTRARRLLVVIVNSETVEDNKLITGLLKHIEDNGLLQTAQEYLEDNSEDLKKDLEENVKVKQKSVVTNKTDSKTEKRKKPASKNGDKIKGDTNLKSVLKDKGIDLSINANRKDYNLFECISESNSDIEDTELLPNTAEIATEDPEEMDEALPSVEQVESKPKIELSNLIASLKQLETTSTQVSSAGTPLASNQPVPMQAKKNKKSKNRKPKTSEITADDDLDKLIATVTANDYICAMAGCKKSTQLMHVDCEFCKSRFCFTHGMQEIHGCGEAVRNKERKEFVRRKPENCKKTDKDKFARKLKQLEEARKPKKKVEK; encoded by the exons ATGGACTATGTAATATCGAGTTTCGTCAGGAAACATATAGATTTATTGCGATCGGAACGCGACGAGAATCTCCAGCACGTTTTCAATAACATATCTGCTCAAGCCCTTCGTAACCTCGAAAAGGAAGGAGATGCATTGACTAAATTATCCGTTGGGAGTTTGGCTAGCCGTGGTTTGAAACAGCTCCAAATTGACTTCGTCGACCCGAACAATCTCCCCCTGAAGCATGCCTTTGCCGTCGGTGACTTGGTCGCCTGCATTCAATCGAATAATCGCAGCCAGTTTCTACCTGGTCTCGTTTCAGCCATCTCACAGAGAACCATTTCAGTCACCATTTCAGATCAAACTGTTGTCAATGTCAATGAGGAGGAACAATTCGCCATCATCAAAGCTGATTCCGATTACACTTACAATTGCCAAACCAG AGCTTTGAAAAATCTGGAATCAACGGAGATATATTCCTGGCGATGTTTCAATGTCATTAGAATTCTTTTCGACAATGATGAGAAGATTGTTCAGGAGCTAATAGATATGGACAATGAAatctctgaaaaatatttgaatgaggATGGTCAGCTGAAGTTTATCAATGATAAACTTGCAGAGGATCAGCGCATGGCAGTATCATTTGCTTtgcgtaaaaaatttcttgccaTTATTCAAGGACCCCCTGGCACAGGAAAGACTACCACTTTAGTTGAATTAATCGGCCAATTGCGGGGGTTGGGTAAAAAG GTATTGGTGTGCGCTCCAACTAATGTTGCGGTGGACAACATTGCCCAGAAATTATGTGATGCTGGCATAAAGCCATTGAGAATGGGCCATCCAGCTAGGATAGCCAAGGAGGTACAGAGTTGTTCAATAGATGCCAACGTGCGGCAAGATAACTCCTATGAAATTTTAGTTCAGATAAAACAGTCGTTAAAAGAATTGCAAGAAAAGGACGGAGACACTGAGAAGGGTGGGAAGCCATGGGGTAAAATCAAGGAACTGAGCAAAGAGTACCGTGAACGAATGGACAAGCTAACTTCTGAGATAATCAGACGGCATCCT GTCATTCTCTGCACTCTGAACTCTGCAACTACTGGAAAACGTGCTAAAAGTATGCGGCACGTGCCCAGAGAATATTTCGATGTTGTTGTAGTGGATGAAGCTTCTCAGGCGTTGGAGGCCTCGAATTGGATTGCGATTCCAAATGCGGAGAAGGTTGTGCTTGCCGGCGACATTAACCAGCTTCCGCCTGCTGTTATGAACCAAAAAGCAGCCAAAAACGGACTATGTGTGAGCCTCATGGAAAGGGCGATTAAAAAACTTGGAAAGAAGGCTTATAAGAGTCTCGAAATTCAGTACAGAATGAATAGCAAAATCATGTCGTGGTCTAGCAAACAGTTTTATGAAAATACTCTCAAGGCGGACAAACTCGTTGCAAATCACTTACTCAGAGATTTGCCTGGAGTGGAATCATGTTCGCTTACAA GTGATTCGGTAGTGTTTATCGACACCTGTGGATGTGAATGCGAGGAGTATCAAATCGGCAGTGGGACAATATCGAAAGGAAATGTTGGTGAAGCGATCGTAGTTGACCGACTAGTAGCGGCATTGGTAAAATCTGGTGTCCCGGAACGAGAAATTGGTGTAATAACGCCGTATGCTCTGcag GTAGACTTTGTACGAAAAACGCTGTCAACTCGTTCTATATCTGCTGAAGTTTCTACGGTTGATGGCTTTCAAGGTAGAGAAAAGGAAGTGATCGTACTATCTTTGGTCCGGagtaatgaagaaaaatcactCGGCTTTGTCACTGACTTTAGACGTCTAAACGTCGCGGTTACACGGGCAAGAAGACTGCTTGTCGTCATCGTGAACAGCGAAACTGTTGAGGATAACAAATTAATTACTGGTCTTTTGAAGCATATTGAAGATAACGGTCTGTTACAAACAGCGCAGGAGTATTTGGAAG ATAATTCGGAGGACCTCAAGAAAGACTTGGAAGAAAATGTAAAAGTGAAACAGAAATCTGTGGTGACCAATAAGACGGATAGTAAGacagaaaagagaaagaaaccaGCATCGAAAAATGGCGATAAAATTAAAGGTGATACCAATTTGAAGAGTGTTCTCAAAGACAAAGGAATCGATTTGAGTATAAACGCAAATAGGAAAGATTATAATCTCTTCGAATGTATTAGCGAAAGTAATTCCGACATTGAGGACACAGAATTACTTCCGAACACGGCAGAAATCGCAACAGAGGACCCAGAAGAAATGGATGAAGCTTTGCCATCCGTTGAACAGGTGGAATCAAAACCTAAAATTGAATTATCCAATTTGATCGCGAGTTTAAAGCAGCTCGAAACAACTTCCACGCAAG TTTCCTCTGCAGGTACGCCTCTTGCTTCAAACCAACCCGTGCCTATGCAAGctaagaagaataaaaaatctaaaaatcgTAAGCCGAAAACTTCGGAAATAACGGCGGACGATGATCTTGATAAATTAATAGCGACGGTGACAGCCAATGACTACATTTGCGCAATGGCAGGGTGCAAGAAATCGACCCAATTAATGCATGTTGATTGCGAATTCTGTAAATCTAGGTTCTGCTTTACCCACG GGATGCAAGAAATTCACGGTTGTGGAGAAGCTGTGAGAAACAAAGAGAGGAAAGAGTTTGTTCGTCGGAAGCCAGAAAACTGTAAGAAAACGGACAAAGATAAATTTGCAAGAAAGTTGAAGCAGCTGGAGGAGGCTCGAAAACCGAAAAAGAAGGTTGAAAAGTAG
- the LOC107217614 gene encoding DNA-binding protein SMUBP-2 isoform X2, with protein sequence MDYVISSFVRKHIDLLRSERDENLQHVFNNISAQALRNLEKEGDALTKLSVGSLASRGLKQLQIDFVDPNNLPLKHAFAVGDLVACIQSNNRSQFLPGLVSAISQRTISVTISDQTVVNVNEEEQFAIIKADSDYTYNCQTRALKNLESTEIYSWRCFNVIRILFDNDEKIVQELIDMDNEISEKYLNEDGQLKFINDKLAEDQRMAVSFALRKKFLAIIQGPPGTGKTTTLVELIGQLRGLGKKVLVCAPTNVAVDNIAQKLCDAGIKPLRMGHPARIAKEVQSCSIDANVRQDNSYEILVQIKQSLKELQEKDGDTEKGGKPWGKIKELSKEYRERMDKLTSEIIRRHPVILCTLNSATTGKRAKSMRHVPREYFDVVVVDEASQALEASNWIAIPNAEKVVLAGDINQLPPAVMNQKAAKNGLCVSLMERAIKKLGKKAYKSLEIQYRMNSKIMSWSSKQFYENTLKADKLVANHLLRDLPGVESCSLTSDSVVFIDTCGCECEEYQIGSGTISKGNVGEAIVVDRLVAALVKSGVPEREIGVITPYALQVDFVRKTLSTRSISAEVSTVDGFQGREKEVIVLSLVRSNEEKSLGFVTDFRRLNVAVTRARRLLVVIVNSETVEDNKLITGLLKHIEDNGLLQTAQEYLEDNSEDLKKDLEENVKVKQKSVVTNKTDSKTEKRKKPASKNGDKIKGDTNLKSVLKDKGIDLSINANRKDYNLFECISESNSDIEDTELLPNTAEIATEDPEEMDEALPSVEQVESKPKIELSNLIASLKQLETTSTQGTPLASNQPVPMQAKKNKKSKNRKPKTSEITADDDLDKLIATVTANDYICAMAGCKKSTQLMHVDCEFCKSRFCFTHGMQEIHGCGEAVRNKERKEFVRRKPENCKKTDKDKFARKLKQLEEARKPKKKVEK encoded by the exons ATGGACTATGTAATATCGAGTTTCGTCAGGAAACATATAGATTTATTGCGATCGGAACGCGACGAGAATCTCCAGCACGTTTTCAATAACATATCTGCTCAAGCCCTTCGTAACCTCGAAAAGGAAGGAGATGCATTGACTAAATTATCCGTTGGGAGTTTGGCTAGCCGTGGTTTGAAACAGCTCCAAATTGACTTCGTCGACCCGAACAATCTCCCCCTGAAGCATGCCTTTGCCGTCGGTGACTTGGTCGCCTGCATTCAATCGAATAATCGCAGCCAGTTTCTACCTGGTCTCGTTTCAGCCATCTCACAGAGAACCATTTCAGTCACCATTTCAGATCAAACTGTTGTCAATGTCAATGAGGAGGAACAATTCGCCATCATCAAAGCTGATTCCGATTACACTTACAATTGCCAAACCAG AGCTTTGAAAAATCTGGAATCAACGGAGATATATTCCTGGCGATGTTTCAATGTCATTAGAATTCTTTTCGACAATGATGAGAAGATTGTTCAGGAGCTAATAGATATGGACAATGAAatctctgaaaaatatttgaatgaggATGGTCAGCTGAAGTTTATCAATGATAAACTTGCAGAGGATCAGCGCATGGCAGTATCATTTGCTTtgcgtaaaaaatttcttgccaTTATTCAAGGACCCCCTGGCACAGGAAAGACTACCACTTTAGTTGAATTAATCGGCCAATTGCGGGGGTTGGGTAAAAAG GTATTGGTGTGCGCTCCAACTAATGTTGCGGTGGACAACATTGCCCAGAAATTATGTGATGCTGGCATAAAGCCATTGAGAATGGGCCATCCAGCTAGGATAGCCAAGGAGGTACAGAGTTGTTCAATAGATGCCAACGTGCGGCAAGATAACTCCTATGAAATTTTAGTTCAGATAAAACAGTCGTTAAAAGAATTGCAAGAAAAGGACGGAGACACTGAGAAGGGTGGGAAGCCATGGGGTAAAATCAAGGAACTGAGCAAAGAGTACCGTGAACGAATGGACAAGCTAACTTCTGAGATAATCAGACGGCATCCT GTCATTCTCTGCACTCTGAACTCTGCAACTACTGGAAAACGTGCTAAAAGTATGCGGCACGTGCCCAGAGAATATTTCGATGTTGTTGTAGTGGATGAAGCTTCTCAGGCGTTGGAGGCCTCGAATTGGATTGCGATTCCAAATGCGGAGAAGGTTGTGCTTGCCGGCGACATTAACCAGCTTCCGCCTGCTGTTATGAACCAAAAAGCAGCCAAAAACGGACTATGTGTGAGCCTCATGGAAAGGGCGATTAAAAAACTTGGAAAGAAGGCTTATAAGAGTCTCGAAATTCAGTACAGAATGAATAGCAAAATCATGTCGTGGTCTAGCAAACAGTTTTATGAAAATACTCTCAAGGCGGACAAACTCGTTGCAAATCACTTACTCAGAGATTTGCCTGGAGTGGAATCATGTTCGCTTACAA GTGATTCGGTAGTGTTTATCGACACCTGTGGATGTGAATGCGAGGAGTATCAAATCGGCAGTGGGACAATATCGAAAGGAAATGTTGGTGAAGCGATCGTAGTTGACCGACTAGTAGCGGCATTGGTAAAATCTGGTGTCCCGGAACGAGAAATTGGTGTAATAACGCCGTATGCTCTGcag GTAGACTTTGTACGAAAAACGCTGTCAACTCGTTCTATATCTGCTGAAGTTTCTACGGTTGATGGCTTTCAAGGTAGAGAAAAGGAAGTGATCGTACTATCTTTGGTCCGGagtaatgaagaaaaatcactCGGCTTTGTCACTGACTTTAGACGTCTAAACGTCGCGGTTACACGGGCAAGAAGACTGCTTGTCGTCATCGTGAACAGCGAAACTGTTGAGGATAACAAATTAATTACTGGTCTTTTGAAGCATATTGAAGATAACGGTCTGTTACAAACAGCGCAGGAGTATTTGGAAG ATAATTCGGAGGACCTCAAGAAAGACTTGGAAGAAAATGTAAAAGTGAAACAGAAATCTGTGGTGACCAATAAGACGGATAGTAAGacagaaaagagaaagaaaccaGCATCGAAAAATGGCGATAAAATTAAAGGTGATACCAATTTGAAGAGTGTTCTCAAAGACAAAGGAATCGATTTGAGTATAAACGCAAATAGGAAAGATTATAATCTCTTCGAATGTATTAGCGAAAGTAATTCCGACATTGAGGACACAGAATTACTTCCGAACACGGCAGAAATCGCAACAGAGGACCCAGAAGAAATGGATGAAGCTTTGCCATCCGTTGAACAGGTGGAATCAAAACCTAAAATTGAATTATCCAATTTGATCGCGAGTTTAAAGCAGCTCGAAACAACTTCCACGCAAG GTACGCCTCTTGCTTCAAACCAACCCGTGCCTATGCAAGctaagaagaataaaaaatctaaaaatcgTAAGCCGAAAACTTCGGAAATAACGGCGGACGATGATCTTGATAAATTAATAGCGACGGTGACAGCCAATGACTACATTTGCGCAATGGCAGGGTGCAAGAAATCGACCCAATTAATGCATGTTGATTGCGAATTCTGTAAATCTAGGTTCTGCTTTACCCACG GGATGCAAGAAATTCACGGTTGTGGAGAAGCTGTGAGAAACAAAGAGAGGAAAGAGTTTGTTCGTCGGAAGCCAGAAAACTGTAAGAAAACGGACAAAGATAAATTTGCAAGAAAGTTGAAGCAGCTGGAGGAGGCTCGAAAACCGAAAAAGAAGGTTGAAAAGTAG